A genomic segment from Corythoichthys intestinalis isolate RoL2023-P3 chromosome 2, ASM3026506v1, whole genome shotgun sequence encodes:
- the rcc2 gene encoding protein RCC2 homolog, with product MPRKKVTDISGNGSLKKKKASGKRKERDFSSDDDFEYEQENNKKPGKPSTKSTLQPVTVADDEKEKIKLECPKVKGQLVIFGATNWDLIGRKEVPKQQAAFRNLGQNLWGPHRYGCLNDILVSCVISGPCAAHSLLITTEGKLWSWGRNDKGQLGHGDTKRLDAPKLIEALADQVTVSAACGRNHTLALTEDAIAYSFGENKLGQLGQGSQTDAVLSPAPISYNGQPLVKVACGAEFSMVVDCKGNLYSFGCPEYGQLGHNSDGKFIARAQRIEYDCELIPRRVAIFIEKSKDGQITPVPNVVVRDVACGSNHTLVLDSQKRVFSWGFGGYGRLGHTEQKDEMVPRLVKLFDFPGRGASHIHTGYQCSFAISEMGSLFFWGVTNTSRESTMYPKAVQDLCGWKIRSLACGKSSIIIAADEATISWGPSPTFGELGYGDNKAKSSTVPQEVKTLDGIYNQQVVMGYSHSMIIARTDTPAEQERLQKLPEYNPRTI from the exons atgccACGCAAGAAGGTGACAGACATCTCTGGAAACGGGTCTCTAAAGAAGAAGAAAGCGAGTGGCAAAAGAAAAGAGAGAGACTTTAGCAGCGACGACGACTTTGAGTACGAACAGGAGAACAACAAGAAGCCAGGCAAGCCCTCCACAAAGTCCACTTTGCAACCTGTCACTGTGGCGGATGATGAAAAAGAGAAAATT AAACTCGAATGTCCAAAGGTGAAAGGTCAACTGGTCATATTTGGAGCAACTAACTGGGATTTGATTGGAAGAAAAGAAGTCCCCAAAcaacaag CGGCTTTCCGCAACCTCGGCCAGAATTTGTGGGGTCCGCACCGCTACGGCTGTCTAAATGACATCCTGGTTAGCTGCGTGATTTCCGGGCCCTGCGCGGCACACAGTCTTCTCATCACCACCGAGGGCAAGCTGTGGAGTTGGG GGCGCAACGACAAAGGTCAGCTGGGCCACGGAGACACCAAACGTCTGGATGCCCCCAAGTTGATTGAGGCGCTGGCTGATCAGGTGACTGTCTCTGCAGCCTGCGGACGAAATCACACCCTGGCGCTCACAG aggatgCCATTGCATATTCCTTTGGTGAAAACAAGCTGGGACAGCTCGGCCAAGGAAGTCAGACTGATGCCGTCCTCAGTCCAGCACCT ATTTCCTACAACGGCCAGCCGTTGGTGAAAGTTGCATGCGGCGCAGAGTTCAGCATGGTAGTGGACTGCAAAGGGAACCTTTATTCCTTCGGCTGCCCTGAGTACGGACAGCTCG GACACAACAGCGACGGCAAGTTCATAGCGCGCGCTCAGCGCATCGAGTACGACTGTGAACTCATCCCTCGCCGCGTCGCCATCTTCATCGAGAAGTCCAAAGACGGCCAGATCACGCCCGTGCCAAACGTGGTGGTCCGAGACGTGGCCTGTGGATCCAACCACACG CTGGTGTTGGACTCACAGAAGCGAGTATTCAGCTGGGGGTTTGGCGGTTACGGGCGTCTGGGCCACACGGAGCAGAAGGACGAGATGGTTCCTCGCCTGGTTAAACTGTTCGACTTTCCTGGACGGGGAGCCAGCCATATCCATACGGGCTACCAGTGTTCCTTTGCTATCAGTGAGATGG GGAGTCTTTTCTTCTGGGGGGTGACCAACACTTCCAGAGAGTCAACAATGTACCCCAAAGCGGTGCAGGATCTGTGCGGCTGGAAAATCCGTAGTTTGGCATGCGG GAAAAGCAGCATTATCATCGCAGCAGATGAGGCCACCATTAGCTGGGGACCTTCACCTACTTTTGGAGAGTTG GGCTACGGAGACAACAAAGCCAAGTCTTCGACCGTCCCGCAAGAAGTCAAGACTCTGGACGGCATTTATAATCAACAG GTGGTGATGGGTTACTCTCACTCCATGATCATCGCCAGGACAGACACTCCGGCCGAGCAGGAGAGACTGCAAAAGCTGCCCGAGTACAATCCTCGAACAATCTGA